A genome region from Tolypothrix sp. PCC 7712 includes the following:
- a CDS encoding response regulator translates to MNLSGSFTKLRPQSLLSQLSKSSDSTYLRAFSNSVTWSIYLEQGKITYATHSVEPFDRLERHLRRLSHQIPLLTSETRVQLRLMFEVDSPNQLMQHQSNSDNEPPDYQAIVWLVNQGHLHSTQAAVLIQELVKEVIESLLLIKMGNYELSDLPPHVPKICRLDVEKIIERCQTRLERWQSFAPHISSPYQRPYLFINKSIQNPIFVDLQPNLTYWMKGFSLRHLAVIMNQDEIQLAQHLYHYIVNGGIILHEADPPFDKLPKTFSPSSSPTQYITEPSESGLVNKVVEVNNTSAKASPNIPVENIEPLEELSYISSPSLENHQELTLPNNINLAPERVTTATATAKKVYKIISVDDSPTILREISRFLEDENFAVVTIEDPLKAVMSIIRHKPDLILLDLNMAGIDGYELCRIIRNNSMFKHVPVIFVTGNKGLVDKVKANLVGASGYLTKPFTRAELLKLVFMHLA, encoded by the coding sequence ATGAATCTCTCTGGCTCATTCACCAAACTACGTCCCCAAAGTTTGTTAAGTCAGTTATCTAAAAGTTCTGACAGTACCTATTTACGAGCATTTAGCAACTCTGTAACTTGGTCGATTTACCTGGAACAGGGGAAAATAACCTACGCTACCCACTCAGTTGAACCCTTCGATCGACTAGAACGTCATTTACGTCGTCTCAGCCATCAAATTCCCTTACTTACTAGCGAAACTCGCGTGCAATTACGTCTGATGTTTGAAGTTGACTCACCAAATCAACTGATGCAACACCAGAGTAATTCAGATAACGAACCACCTGATTATCAAGCAATTGTCTGGCTTGTCAATCAGGGACACTTACATTCCACACAAGCAGCAGTACTGATTCAAGAATTAGTCAAAGAAGTGATTGAATCTCTGCTGTTAATCAAAATGGGAAACTATGAATTAAGTGATTTACCGCCTCATGTACCGAAAATTTGCAGGCTTGACGTAGAAAAGATTATCGAACGTTGCCAAACAAGATTAGAGCGTTGGCAATCTTTTGCTCCTCATATTTCTTCTCCCTATCAGCGTCCTTACCTGTTTATTAACAAATCAATTCAAAACCCAATATTTGTAGATCTGCAACCTAATTTAACTTACTGGATGAAGGGTTTTAGCCTGCGTCATCTTGCTGTGATTATGAACCAAGATGAAATCCAACTGGCTCAACACTTATATCACTACATTGTTAATGGTGGAATTATATTACATGAAGCCGATCCGCCATTTGATAAATTACCTAAGACATTTAGCCCCAGCTCATCTCCTACTCAATATATAACAGAACCATCGGAATCGGGATTAGTTAATAAAGTCGTAGAAGTCAATAATACTTCTGCTAAAGCCTCCCCAAATATCCCTGTAGAGAATATAGAGCCTCTTGAGGAATTATCATATATTTCTTCTCCTTCTTTAGAAAACCATCAGGAATTAACACTACCAAATAACATAAATTTAGCTCCTGAAAGAGTAACCACTGCTACTGCAACCGCTAAAAAGGTTTACAAAATTATTTCTGTAGATGATAGCCCCACGATCCTCAGAGAAATTAGTCGTTTTTTAGAGGATGAAAACTTTGCTGTAGTGACTATTGAAGACCCACTCAAAGCTGTCATGTCAATTATTAGGCATAAACCAGATTTAATCTTACTAGATTTAAATATGGCAGGTATTGATGGCTATGAGTTGTGCCGAATTATACGGAATAACTCTATGTTTAAGCATGTTCCTGTTATATTTGTTACAGGTAATAAAGGATTGGTAGATAAAGTCAAGGCAAATTTGGTAGGGGCTTCTGGTTATCTTACTAAACCTTTTACTCGTGCCGAATTATTGAAGCTTGTCTTTATGCATTTGGCTTGA
- a CDS encoding response regulator transcription factor, which produces MPTVLVVEDTPSQLELINSYLGDSGYIVLKAYDAKDGLNQAVNHQPDVIITDVVMPGLSGFEFCRQLKKNPATQKLPIIICSSKNQDIDRIWGMKQGADVYLTKPFTKQQLIRAIESVVG; this is translated from the coding sequence ATGCCTACCGTTTTAGTTGTTGAAGATACTCCCTCTCAATTAGAATTAATTAATAGTTATCTGGGAGACAGTGGTTATATCGTACTCAAGGCTTATGATGCTAAAGACGGGCTGAATCAAGCAGTCAATCACCAACCTGATGTGATTATCACTGATGTTGTGATGCCAGGACTTAGTGGTTTTGAATTCTGTCGTCAATTGAAAAAAAATCCTGCAACCCAAAAACTACCAATTATTATTTGTAGTTCAAAAAATCAAGACATCGATAGAATTTGGGGAATGAAACAAGGAGCAGATGTTTATTTAACTAAGCCATTCACTAAACAACAATTAATCCGTGCGATTGAATCTGTAGTTGGGTGA
- the tnpC gene encoding IS66 family transposase, translated as MNQNLPQDLDRESLNQLSKQELVEIIIEQSKVIGELQKTVLELQQEIERLKVSRDLDSKTSSKPPSGDILKKSENKKAAPQEESNHPKRKPGGQPGHQGKTRKGFGRVDRCEILRPSDCVCCGQKAFAAVAVKVEKQSVAQLVERPIEIVEYQRHTCQCEYCGNIQTASWSQDIIPGQDLGISLQAFLGWANNYAHMPYEKQQEMLWELGQIEIGLGTLVTTNERIQTAIQPSITELSNWVKQTQPNIHVDETPWSVKGVKEWLWVVANSEFCLFTAADTRSRAELEAILGAKYTGVISSDDFSVYNGYAVPEQQKCLAHLRRHFKKLIQLPGLHNQAIGEAFVDLIDEAFGNYAQWFETLDCASYNDWVNQFKSKLQQTLDDWINLAGATAGNLLRSLRDKASQWWYFLDNPEVPPDNNQAERSLRLAVTKRKVSGGSRSMERFQHTANLLTVVQTCRRQSLSVIDFFVQALIADSINSQSRPSLVPQF; from the coding sequence ATGAACCAAAACCTGCCTCAAGATTTAGACCGGGAAAGCTTGAACCAGTTATCGAAACAAGAACTGGTAGAGATAATCATTGAGCAGAGCAAGGTAATAGGTGAATTACAGAAAACAGTATTAGAACTACAGCAAGAAATAGAACGTTTAAAAGTCAGCAGAGATTTAGACAGCAAAACCTCATCTAAGCCGCCATCAGGGGACATCCTCAAAAAGAGTGAAAACAAAAAAGCAGCACCGCAAGAAGAATCAAATCATCCCAAAAGAAAGCCAGGTGGGCAACCAGGGCATCAAGGTAAGACCCGTAAGGGTTTTGGTAGAGTAGATCGTTGTGAAATCTTACGTCCAAGTGATTGTGTCTGTTGTGGTCAAAAAGCGTTTGCGGCTGTGGCAGTAAAAGTAGAAAAACAGTCTGTAGCGCAACTAGTGGAGCGTCCCATTGAAATAGTTGAGTATCAACGCCATACGTGCCAGTGTGAGTACTGTGGCAATATACAAACAGCCTCCTGGTCACAAGATATCATCCCAGGACAGGATTTAGGGATTTCTTTACAGGCATTTTTAGGATGGGCAAATAATTATGCACATATGCCCTATGAAAAACAGCAAGAAATGTTGTGGGAGTTAGGTCAAATTGAAATTGGGCTGGGAACTTTAGTCACCACAAATGAACGAATTCAAACAGCGATTCAACCAAGCATTACTGAGTTAAGTAATTGGGTAAAACAGACACAACCTAACATTCATGTGGATGAAACACCTTGGTCTGTCAAGGGAGTTAAAGAATGGTTGTGGGTAGTTGCCAATTCTGAGTTTTGCCTGTTTACTGCTGCTGACACTCGTTCCAGAGCAGAACTAGAAGCCATTTTAGGGGCTAAATATACAGGGGTAATCAGCAGCGATGATTTTAGTGTTTACAATGGCTATGCGGTGCCTGAGCAGCAGAAATGTTTGGCTCATCTACGCCGTCACTTCAAAAAACTAATTCAACTTCCAGGTCTTCACAACCAAGCTATTGGTGAAGCATTTGTGGATTTAATTGATGAAGCTTTTGGAAATTATGCCCAATGGTTTGAGACTCTTGACTGCGCCAGTTATAACGATTGGGTCAATCAATTCAAATCTAAATTGCAACAAACACTTGATGACTGGATTAACTTAGCCGGAGCTACAGCAGGAAACCTTTTACGTTCCTTGCGCGATAAAGCCTCCCAATGGTGGTATTTCCTTGACAACCCTGAAGTTCCTCCTGATAACAATCAAGCCGAGCGATCGCTGCGTTTGGCTGTGACAAAACGTAAAGTTAGTGGTGGTTCCCGTTCGATGGAGCGGTTTCAACATACTGCCAATTTGTTGACGGTGGTTCAAACCTGTCGTCGTCAAAGTCTGTCTGTTATTGATTTTTTTGTACAAGCACTAATTGCTGACTCTATTAATTCTCAGTCTCGCCCTTCTCTAGTTCCTCAATTTTAG
- a CDS encoding PAS domain S-box protein yields the protein MQQPFQLEDVESVAKYSRFFSLSIDLLCIAGFDGYFKHINPIWHKILGWSNQELLAKPFIEFVHPEDRESTILEAQKLTTGIDRICFENRYICADGSYKWLSWNSTTFQEEKLIYAIARDITATKEQEIVLWNSLQESENLKYAINAHSLVAITDHKGRITYVNDKFCKTSQYSREELIGKNHRIINSGYHSKEFFVQLWETISQGKIWQGEIKNKAKDGSFYWVETTIVPKLSADGRPEKYVAIRTDITQRKLSELAIRERSQLSLLSAEVSLILAQSGTLNKIIQQCTHTISQYLDVAFVGIWTGEQQTKDIQFQAGVTCTDSSCSILTNLQNFPNQTLLVNSVIDAINQNHQVILNQDLQTNYHIGNLDNISSNLLFSAYPLIVEEELVGIMALFSCASLSQPTHNMLNWIANNIAVAIDRIWAKAQLLSRREALLLGLASQIRSSLELDTILETAVREIRSLLQIDRCYFIRYLPEFSQTSLSITHEARQPELPSILSVISLKKYSFLAKHLLHQELICIHNIDSDRQIEEHIEKFLTEFGITSLLLLPVSSNTGELGAIVCSHCSGERVWENSEINLLQAVTDQLGIAIDHAQLYTQSRTATLAAQAQAEKLSDTLHKLQQTQAQLIQQEKMSSLGQLVAGIAHEINNPVNFIHGNLTPADEYVQELLELLKLYEKHYPHPVHEIQEFCETVDLEFIAHDLLKLLSSMRIGTNRIREIVLSLRNFSRLDEAEMKAVNLHEGLDSTLLILQNRLKAKPEHPIGIEIIKEYGELPLVECYPGQINQVFMNIINNSIDALENYLNQHSHSDTQKNRSQIRIRTELVNNNRIIVRIADNGPGITKDVKSKLFDPFFTTKPVGKGTGLGLSISYQIVVEKHAGILRCESILGKGTEFWIEIPLKQKETPILSHELQQIASC from the coding sequence ATGCAACAGCCATTTCAATTAGAAGATGTAGAGTCGGTAGCTAAATATTCGAGATTTTTCTCTCTTTCTATAGATTTACTTTGTATTGCTGGGTTTGATGGTTATTTCAAACATATTAACCCAATTTGGCATAAAATTTTAGGCTGGTCAAATCAAGAGCTACTTGCTAAACCATTTATTGAATTTGTGCATCCAGAAGACCGCGAATCTACAATTTTAGAAGCACAGAAATTGACAACGGGAATAGATAGAATTTGCTTTGAAAATCGCTATATTTGTGCAGATGGCTCTTATAAATGGTTGTCATGGAATTCTACAACTTTCCAAGAGGAAAAGTTAATTTATGCCATAGCTCGTGATATTACTGCCACTAAAGAGCAAGAAATCGTTCTCTGGAATTCTCTGCAAGAATCAGAAAATTTAAAATATGCTATAAATGCCCATTCTTTGGTAGCAATTACTGATCACAAGGGAAGGATTACTTATGTCAATGATAAATTTTGCAAAACCTCTCAATATTCCAGAGAAGAACTGATAGGAAAAAACCACAGAATTATCAATTCTGGTTATCACAGCAAAGAATTTTTCGTGCAATTATGGGAAACTATTTCTCAAGGAAAAATCTGGCAAGGAGAAATCAAAAATAAAGCCAAGGATGGTAGTTTTTATTGGGTAGAAACAACTATAGTACCAAAGCTATCTGCAGACGGGCGACCGGAGAAATATGTCGCGATTCGTACCGATATTACTCAGCGTAAACTTTCCGAGTTAGCGATTCGAGAACGATCGCAACTTTCATTATTAAGTGCAGAAGTTAGTTTAATCTTAGCTCAAAGTGGTACTTTGAATAAAATTATTCAACAGTGTACACATACAATATCGCAATATCTAGATGTTGCTTTTGTGGGGATTTGGACTGGAGAACAACAGACAAAAGATATTCAATTTCAAGCGGGGGTGACTTGTACAGATAGTAGCTGTAGCATCTTAACTAACCTGCAAAATTTCCCTAATCAAACTTTATTAGTTAACAGTGTTATTGACGCAATCAATCAAAATCATCAAGTAATATTAAATCAAGACTTACAAACAAATTACCACATTGGCAATCTAGACAATATCTCATCAAACTTACTCTTTTCTGCCTATCCATTAATAGTGGAAGAAGAATTAGTAGGTATTATGGCTTTATTTAGCTGTGCATCTTTGAGCCAACCTACTCATAATATGCTCAATTGGATAGCTAATAATATCGCTGTAGCCATTGATAGAATTTGGGCAAAAGCACAGCTTCTCAGCCGTCGGGAAGCTTTACTGCTGGGTTTAGCTAGCCAAATCCGTAGTTCTTTGGAACTCGATACTATTTTGGAAACTGCTGTGAGAGAAATCCGCAGTTTACTACAAATTGACCGTTGCTACTTTATCCGTTACTTACCTGAATTCTCTCAAACTAGCTTGTCTATTACTCATGAAGCACGTCAGCCGGAATTACCTAGTATATTAAGTGTAATTTCGCTGAAAAAATACTCTTTTTTAGCGAAACATCTGCTGCATCAAGAGCTAATTTGTATTCACAATATTGATAGCGATCGCCAAATTGAAGAGCATATCGAAAAATTCTTGACTGAGTTTGGTATTACTTCTTTATTATTGCTACCAGTTAGTAGTAATACGGGAGAATTAGGAGCAATTGTTTGTAGTCATTGTAGCGGCGAACGTGTTTGGGAAAATAGTGAAATCAACTTGTTGCAAGCTGTCACCGATCAATTAGGAATTGCCATTGACCATGCACAACTTTATACACAAAGTCGTACCGCCACCTTAGCAGCGCAAGCTCAAGCTGAAAAACTCAGTGATACTTTGCATAAGTTGCAACAAACTCAAGCACAACTCATTCAGCAAGAAAAAATGTCTAGTTTAGGACAATTAGTTGCTGGGATTGCTCATGAAATTAATAATCCAGTTAATTTTATTCATGGTAATCTCACCCCAGCCGATGAATATGTACAAGAGTTACTAGAACTACTAAAACTTTATGAAAAACACTATCCTCATCCTGTTCACGAAATTCAGGAATTTTGTGAAACAGTTGATTTAGAATTTATTGCTCATGACTTATTAAAACTACTTTCTTCTATGAGAATTGGTACTAATCGCATTCGGGAAATTGTGCTGAGTTTACGCAATTTTTCGCGCTTAGATGAAGCGGAAATGAAAGCAGTTAATCTTCATGAAGGTCTTGATAGTACGCTACTAATTTTACAGAATCGGCTGAAAGCCAAACCAGAGCATCCGATTGGTATTGAAATCATCAAAGAATATGGGGAATTACCTTTAGTAGAGTGCTATCCTGGGCAAATAAATCAGGTATTCATGAATATTATTAATAATTCTATTGATGCTCTAGAGAATTATCTCAATCAGCATTCTCACTCAGATACTCAAAAAAATCGTAGCCAAATTAGAATCCGTACCGAACTTGTTAATAATAATCGGATTATTGTGAGAATTGCAGATAATGGCCCAGGTATAACAAAAGATGTAAAGTCAAAACTATTTGACCCATTTTTCACAACTAAACCTGTAGGTAAAGGTACAGGCTTAGGCTTATCTATTAGTTATCAGATTGTTGTAGAAAAGCACGCGGGAATTTTAAGGTGTGAGTCAATATTAGGTAAAGGCACAGAATTTTGGATTGAAATTCCTTTAAAGCAGAAAGAAACGCCGATTCTATCTCACGAATTACAGCAGATTGCCAGTTGCTAA
- a CDS encoding orange carotenoid protein N-terminal domain-containing protein, producing MTYTQTNDPTIREQVQAWQKLDVDQQLALFWFIYKEMGGSITPAAPGASTASSDIAEGLFNQVKELSHEEQLQLQRDLINKVDTQLSRQYGSLGETTKLLFWYRLSQGMDNGTIIPMPSDYKLSSDAQALLDRIKGLAFEQQMTLFRDYVAPMGAEAKSGAAL from the coding sequence ATGACATACACCCAAACCAACGATCCAACTATCAGAGAACAGGTTCAAGCTTGGCAAAAATTGGATGTGGATCAACAGCTTGCTTTGTTTTGGTTTATCTACAAAGAGATGGGTGGCTCAATTACACCAGCAGCACCCGGTGCAAGTACTGCTTCTTCAGATATTGCAGAAGGGTTATTCAATCAAGTTAAAGAATTATCTCACGAAGAACAGTTACAACTTCAGCGTGATTTAATTAACAAAGTTGACACTCAACTTTCTCGTCAATACGGTTCTTTAGGTGAAACGACAAAGTTACTCTTTTGGTATCGCTTATCTCAAGGTATGGATAACGGTACTATCATTCCTATGCCATCCGATTACAAGCTGTCTTCAGATGCTCAAGCTTTGTTAGATAGAATTAAAGGATTAGCTTTTGAGCAACAGATGACTCTTTTCCGTGATTATGTTGCACCTATGGGTGCGGAAGCGAAATCTGGTGCTGCACTTTAA